The following proteins are co-located in the Nomia melanderi isolate GNS246 chromosome 1, iyNomMela1, whole genome shotgun sequence genome:
- the Ripk5 gene encoding receptor interacting protein kinase 5 isoform X2 codes for MVSKLPQEFRRYHRNRNQLRHILKETEHALELISAENFFPGENIIEELLPPLTLDNVKHIIFNSPAIVIFGQDNKAKATLVNSLLSSDILPVSDGPWRWIKITYDVVKNISLTLGLEYEVVNILQANEEPWSTLPIEDLTKSGSEDINCPTVLEVKIDQPILKDGVQIFIAPNTGAVKILAKGMLHVLPIFLYALGEHPLTEQNLEELRDLKETYPFNPVLFISSLGNITLNSIDAELTESEQHRLQNRFSSIDSTNKTDNDDGIDFDKMNSLGITWLEQLTNLGFLGMEESVEVDQLSWLGGGHYVCGSDLVDSCKKTDRILYFVRGCLQTYLIKASTYLNEVHSTSLRKFILSAFDMARTIQITPRRIQYAQMKENKLYASLMNIVNENQEELTELIQAIIQEMKNDVLLSENDVYPYPNTHFNNTERAEWSATVRAATSEVQRVVLGRLGEKVANQLVNSVKCLRETFLGTLQRCLLSLERTYDRDSSLLASDALKQILSSAYNVELHNSSPSLIHSFLERLRQLFKSLPLPWTPTPTLDAAWRKKVTIDVLNSLSAARLARTISMQFRDKLKASHDSFQAALRSLDNYYSGKLERTEEQRIAIRKVHAPRLAKLALESTSMIDAVRYGMPHCGKEIGRGQYGVVFACDGWGGAPGPCAVKSVVPPDERHWNDLAMEFYYTRSIPDHKRIVKLRGSFIDQSYGGGFGLGSAVLLISDRLSRDLYCGIRAGLSWLERIQIAIDVLEGIRYLHSQGLVHRDIKLKNVLLDTENRAKLTDLGFCITEAMMSGSVVGTPVHMAPELLSGHYDSSVDVYAFGILFWYICAGHVRLPYAFEQFHNKEQLWTSVKKGIRPERLPSFDDECWTLMEQCWAGEPYRRPLLGAILPVLESVQRKAERDDRFFDSEPT; via the exons ATGGTAAGCAAATTACCACAGGAATTTAGGAGGTATCATCGCAATCGAAATCAATTGAGACATATCCTCAAAGAAACCGAACATGCACTGGAACTTATAAGTGCTGAGAATTTTTTTCCTGGAG aaaatattattgagGAATTATTGCCTCCATTGACATTAGATAACGTTAAacacataatatttaattcacctGCCATTGTTATTTTTGGACAAGACAATAAAGCAAAGGCAACGTTAGTTAATAGCTTACTTTCTAGTGATATTTTACCAGTATCTGATGGACCGTGGCGATGGATAAAAATAACTTATGATGTGGTAAAGAACATTAGTCTTACGTTAGGTTTAGAATATGAAGTAGTTAATATTTTACAAGCAAATGAGGAACCGTGGAGTACTCTTCCAATTGAAGATTTAACAAAGTCTGGTTCTGAAGACATAAATTGTCCAACTGTACTCGAAGTTAAGATAGATCAGCCCATATTAAAAGATGGggttcaaatatttattgctcCAAATACTGGAGCGGTCAAGATTTTGGCCAAGGGAATGTTGCATGTACTACCGATATTTCTTTATGCTCTTGGGGAACACCCTTTAACAGAGCaaaacttggaagaattaagagATTTGAAAGAAACATATCCGTTCAATCCTGTACTTTTTATATCATCACTGGGAAATATAACATTGAATAGCATTGACGCTGAACTGACTGAATCTGAACAACATAGACTGCAAAATCGATTTAGTTCCATTGATTCTACGAACAAAACTGATAATGACGACGGTATTGACTTTGACAAAATGAATTCACTGGGTATAACATGGCTGGAACAACTGACCAATTTAGGCTTCCTTGGTATGGAAGAATCCGTTGAAGTTGATCAGCTATCTTGGCTTGGCGGTGGACATTATGTTTGTGGTAGTGACTTGGTGGATTCATGCAAGAAAACagacagaattttatattttgtacgtGGATGTTTGCAAACCTACCTTATTAAAGCCAGCACCTACTTAAACGAAGTACACTCAACAAGTCTAAGAAAATTTATACTGAGTGCATTCGACATGGCCCGAACAATTCAAATAACTCCAAGGAGGATACAGTATGCACAGATGAAAGAGAACAAATTGTATGCCAGTTTAATGAACATTGTTAATGAAAACCAAGAAGAGCTGACTGAGTTGATACAAGCCATTATACAGGAAATGAAGAATGATGTTTTATTATCAGAGAATGATGTATATCCATATCCAAACACCCACTTTAATAACACGGAAAGAGCGGAATGGTCAGCGACCGTAAGAGCCGCAACGTCCGAAGTCCAAAGGGTAGTGCTCGGCCGGTTAGGTGAAAAAGTCGCGAATCAACTTGTGAATTCTGTCAAATGTCTAAGAGAAACATTCCTGGGGACTTTGCAGCGTTGTCTGTTAAGTCTCGAAAGAACGTACGATCGCGACTCGTCTTTGCTAGCTAGCGATGCATTAAAACAGATACTTTCATCCGCGTACAACGTCGAGTTACATAATTCTTCGCCGTCCTTAATACACTCATTCCTAGAAAGATTAAGACAATTATTTAAGTCGTTACCCTTGCCATGGACACCAACGCCAACCTTAGATGCAGCATGGAGGAAAAAGGTGACCATCGATGTATTAAATTCGTTATCGGCAGCGAGGCTAGCTAGAACGATATCCATGCAATTCAGAGACAAACTCAAGGCGTCCCATGACTCGTTTCAAGCAGCTCTCAGGTCTTTAGATAATTATTATTCCGGGAAATTAGAAAGAACGGAAGAGCAAAGAATAGCTATCAGAAAGGTCCATGCTCCTAGGCTAGCGAAACTAGCTTTAGAGTCGACATCGATGATAGACGCCGTCCGCTATGGAATGCCTCATTGTGGCAAAGAAATAGGCAGAGGACAATATGGAGTAGTATTCGCCTGTGATGGCTGGGGTGGTGCACCTGGACCTTGCGCAGTGAAATCAGTGGTACCCCCAGATGAAAGGCATTGGAATGATCTTGCCATGGAGTTCTATTATACCAGATCCATTCCAGATCATAAGAGGATAGTAAAACTTCGTGGATCGTTCATTGATCAATCATATGGCGGAGGATTCGGTCTTGGTTCCGCAGTTCTTTTAATATCCGATCGCCTAAGCCGCGATTTGTATTGCGGGATTCGCGCCGGTTTATCCTGGCTGGAACGTATACAAATCGCAATAGACGTGTTGGAGGGAATACGTTATCTTCATTCGCAAGGACTCGTTCATCGCGACATTAAGTTGAAGAACGTTCTCCTCGACACAGAGAACAGAGCTAAGTTAACGGATCTAGGGTTTTGCATCACGGAAGCCATGATGTCTGGCAGCGTTGTTGGAACACCCGTTCATATGGCACCAGAACTATTGTCCGGTCATTACGACAGTAGTGTCGACGTGTACGCATTTGGAATTTTGTTTTGGTACATATGTGCTGGTCATGTGAGATTACCATATGCTTTCGAACAGTTCCACAATAAAGAGCAATTGTGGACTAGCGTCAAGAAAG gTATACGTCCTGAACGATTGCCTTCTTTCGATGATGAGTGTTGGACGTTAATGGAACAATGCTGGGCTGGGGA